Proteins from a single region of Pseudomonas sp. 10S4:
- the prpF gene encoding 2-methylaconitate cis-trans isomerase PrpF, whose translation MSHAPQIKIPATYMRGGTSKGVFFSLQDLPEAAQIPGPARDALLLRVIGSPDPYDKQIDGMGGATSSTSKTVILSKSIKADHDVDYLFGQVSIDKPFVDWSGNCGNLSAAVGSFAISNGLVDASRIPQNGVAVVRVWQANIGKTIIAHVPITNGEVQETGDFELDGVTFPAAEVQVEFMDPAAEEEGGGGSMFPTGNLVDDLEVPGVGTFKATMINAGIPTIFVNAEDIGYTGTELQGAINSDPKALAMFETIRAYGALRMGLIKDLDEAAKRQHTPKVAFVAKPAAYVASSGKAIAAGDVDLLVRALSMGKLHHAMMGTAAVAIGTAAAISGTLVNLAAGGIDRNAVRFGHPSGTLRVGAEASQVNGEWTVNKAIMSRSARVLMEGFVRVPGDSF comes from the coding sequence ATGTCTCACGCACCTCAAATCAAAATCCCTGCCACCTACATGCGTGGCGGCACCAGCAAAGGCGTGTTCTTCAGCCTGCAAGACCTGCCCGAAGCGGCACAGATTCCCGGCCCGGCCCGCGATGCCTTGTTGCTGCGAGTGATCGGCAGCCCCGACCCGTACGACAAGCAAATCGACGGCATGGGTGGCGCGACGTCCAGCACCAGCAAAACCGTGATCCTGTCGAAAAGCATCAAGGCTGATCACGACGTCGATTACCTGTTTGGTCAGGTGTCCATCGACAAGCCTTTTGTGGACTGGAGCGGCAACTGCGGCAACTTGTCGGCGGCGGTCGGTTCGTTCGCGATCAGCAATGGTTTGGTAGATGCCAGCCGCATTCCGCAAAACGGTGTGGCGGTGGTTCGTGTGTGGCAGGCCAACATCGGCAAGACCATCATCGCCCACGTGCCGATCACCAACGGTGAAGTGCAGGAAACCGGTGATTTCGAACTCGACGGCGTGACCTTTCCGGCGGCCGAAGTGCAGGTCGAATTCATGGACCCGGCCGCAGAAGAAGAGGGCGGCGGTGGTTCGATGTTCCCCACGGGCAACCTGGTTGATGACCTGGAAGTGCCCGGCGTCGGGACCTTCAAGGCGACCATGATCAATGCCGGCATTCCGACGATTTTCGTCAATGCCGAAGACATCGGCTACACCGGTACCGAGTTGCAAGGCGCGATCAACAGCGACCCGAAAGCCCTGGCGATGTTCGAGACCATCCGCGCTTACGGCGCGCTGCGCATGGGCCTGATCAAGGACCTGGACGAAGCGGCCAAGCGGCAGCACACGCCGAAAGTTGCGTTCGTGGCCAAACCGGCGGCTTACGTGGCATCCAGCGGCAAGGCGATTGCGGCGGGTGATGTCGACCTGCTGGTGCGCGCGTTGTCCATGGGCAAGTTGCACCACGCGATGATGGGCACGGCGGCGGTGGCGATTGGTACGGCGGCGGCGATTTCCGGGACGTTGGTGAACCTGGCGGCGGGCGGGATCGACCGCAATGCGGTGCGCTTTGGGCATCCGTCCGGCACGTTGCGCGTCGGCGCGGAGGCCAGTCAGGTGAACGGCGAATGGACCGTAAACAAAGCCATCATGAGCCGCAGTGCGCGGGTGTTGATGGAAGGGTTTGTGCGTGTGCCGGGCGACTCGTTCTGA
- the prpB gene encoding methylisocitrate lyase, translated as MSSNKSTPGQRFRDAVASEHPLQVVGAINANHALLAKRAGFKAIYLSGGGVAAGSLGLPDLGITGLDDVLTDVRRITDVCDLPLLVDVDTGFGSSAFNVARTVKSMIKFGAAAIHIEDQVGAKRCGHRPNKEIVSLQEMVDRIKAAVDARTDDSFVIMARTDALAVEGLESALDRAAACIEAGADMIFPEAITELDMYKLFANRVKAPILANITEFGATPLYTTEQLAAADVSLVLYPLSAFRAMNKAAENVYTAIRRDGTQQNVIDTMQTRMELYDRIDYHTFEQKLDALFAAKK; from the coding sequence ATGAGTTCCAACAAGAGCACTCCAGGCCAGCGTTTCCGCGATGCGGTCGCCAGCGAGCATCCGCTGCAAGTGGTCGGCGCGATCAACGCCAACCACGCGCTGCTGGCCAAGCGCGCCGGTTTCAAGGCGATTTACCTGTCGGGTGGCGGGGTGGCTGCTGGCTCCCTCGGCCTGCCGGACCTGGGCATCACCGGTCTGGACGACGTGCTGACTGACGTGCGTCGCATCACCGACGTGTGCGACCTGCCGCTGCTGGTGGACGTGGACACCGGTTTCGGTTCTTCGGCGTTCAACGTGGCGCGCACCGTCAAGTCGATGATCAAGTTCGGCGCAGCGGCGATTCACATCGAAGATCAGGTCGGCGCCAAGCGCTGCGGTCACCGTCCTAATAAAGAGATCGTCTCGCTGCAGGAAATGGTCGACCGGATCAAAGCGGCTGTTGATGCTCGTACCGACGACAGCTTCGTGATCATGGCCCGCACCGATGCACTGGCGGTGGAAGGTCTGGAATCTGCCCTGGATCGCGCCGCGGCGTGCATCGAGGCTGGCGCCGACATGATCTTCCCGGAAGCCATCACCGAACTGGACATGTACAAGCTGTTCGCCAACCGCGTGAAAGCGCCGATCCTGGCCAATATCACCGAATTCGGCGCGACGCCGCTGTACACCACCGAGCAACTCGCCGCTGCCGACGTGTCGCTGGTGCTGTACCCGCTGTCGGCCTTCCGCGCGATGAACAAAGCGGCGGAAAACGTCTACACCGCGATCCGCCGCGACGGCACGCAACAGAACGTGATCGACACCATGCAGACCCGCATGGAGCTTTACGACCGCATCGACTACCACACCTTCGAGCAGAAGCTCGATGCGTTGTTTGCTGCGAAGAAGTAA
- a CDS encoding PLP-dependent aminotransferase family protein: MTVKVSIATVSILREGLAQGRGVKYKRLAEALEKSIGEGLIEPGSKLPPHRLLADSLGVTIGTISRAYGELERVGLVVARVGDGTYVRQRGMERSRDGGFRNVSDEPQALFDMSRNQPIPGQEAILLSQGLQALASDPQTLQHIAGYTADAGLLRHRAAGAEWLRHKAFTPSADQIVCVNGGQHGLLCVLMGLLKAGDTLVTEHLTYPGLISVARMLGIKLIGVGMDDEGLLPEALSDVCQNHRVSALYCTPTIQNPTAAVMSVPRREAIAEICRQHNLLIIEDEAHAVLAQQRPLPLSHFAPERSVLIGSLSKAVSAGLRVGYLHAPQPLIGRLSAAVRGTCWMASPLSMALASEWVENGIAGQLLGQQIAEISRRKQLVSAVLEDVGYKTHPNSPHFWIEVPEPWRASQIAAELRENNYLVATAEAFAVGHGAVPQFIRASVCNSAGDDGLLLGGFEALVGALMETV; encoded by the coding sequence ATGACTGTCAAAGTAAGTATTGCCACGGTGTCAATCCTGCGCGAGGGCCTGGCTCAAGGACGTGGCGTCAAGTACAAGCGTTTGGCCGAGGCTCTGGAAAAAAGCATCGGCGAAGGCTTGATCGAGCCGGGCAGCAAGTTGCCGCCCCATCGACTGCTGGCCGACAGTTTGGGCGTGACCATCGGCACCATCAGCCGCGCCTATGGCGAACTGGAGCGGGTCGGGTTGGTGGTGGCCCGTGTAGGAGACGGTACTTATGTGCGTCAGCGCGGGATGGAACGCTCGCGCGATGGTGGCTTTCGCAACGTCAGTGATGAGCCGCAAGCGCTGTTCGACATGAGTCGGAACCAGCCAATTCCGGGGCAGGAGGCGATCTTGCTGAGTCAGGGCCTGCAAGCCTTGGCCAGCGACCCGCAGACCTTGCAACACATTGCCGGCTACACCGCCGATGCCGGGTTACTGCGCCACCGTGCAGCGGGTGCCGAGTGGTTGCGGCACAAGGCTTTTACGCCGAGTGCCGATCAGATTGTTTGCGTCAATGGCGGCCAGCACGGCTTGTTGTGCGTGCTGATGGGGTTGCTCAAGGCCGGCGATACCTTGGTGACCGAGCATTTGACCTACCCGGGGTTGATCAGCGTCGCACGCATGCTCGGGATAAAACTGATCGGTGTCGGGATGGATGACGAAGGACTGCTGCCCGAGGCGCTGTCGGATGTTTGCCAGAATCATCGAGTGTCAGCGTTGTACTGCACACCGACGATCCAGAATCCTACGGCGGCAGTGATGTCAGTCCCACGGCGCGAGGCGATTGCCGAGATCTGTCGTCAGCACAATTTGCTGATCATCGAGGACGAGGCCCACGCCGTGCTGGCGCAGCAGCGGCCATTGCCCTTGAGTCACTTTGCCCCGGAGCGTTCGGTGTTGATCGGCAGTTTGAGCAAAGCCGTTTCGGCCGGTTTGAGGGTTGGTTACCTGCACGCGCCGCAACCGTTGATCGGACGTTTGAGCGCCGCAGTGCGCGGGACGTGCTGGATGGCCAGTCCGTTGTCGATGGCATTGGCGAGTGAATGGGTCGAAAACGGCATCGCCGGGCAGTTGCTGGGGCAGCAGATAGCCGAAATCAGCCGCCGCAAGCAGTTGGTCAGCGCCGTGTTAGAAGATGTCGGATACAAGACCCATCCCAATAGCCCACACTTCTGGATCGAAGTGCCCGAGCCGTGGCGGGCGTCGCAGATTGCGGCGGAGCTCAGGGAGAACAATTATTTGGTGGCGACTGCCGAGGCCTTTGCGGTCGGGCATGGGGCGGTGCCGCAGTTTATTCGGGCGAGTGTGTGTAATTCGGCGGGGGATGATGGGTTGTTGCTGGGTGGGTTTGAGGCGTTGGTGGGGGCACTCATGGAAACCGTGTAA
- a CDS encoding pyruvate, water dikinase regulatory protein gives MKRSAFFISDGTGITAETLGQSLLAQFENITFSKFTRPYIDNVDKARAMVQQINKAAETDGFRPIIFDTIVNQDIREILATSNGFMIDIFSTFLAPLEQELTEHSSYTVGKSHSIGGNSNYMERIEAVNFALDNDDGARTHYYDKADLILVGVSRCGKTPTCLYMAMQFGIRAANYPLTEDDMERLTLPSALRAHQHKLFGLTIDPDRLTAIRNERKPNSRYSSYAQCEFEVREVENLFRRENIAHINSTHFSVEEISAKILVEKGVERRFK, from the coding sequence ATGAAACGATCTGCTTTCTTCATCTCCGATGGCACGGGTATTACCGCCGAGACCCTCGGTCAAAGCCTGTTGGCGCAGTTCGAAAACATTACCTTCAGCAAATTCACACGTCCGTACATCGACAACGTCGATAAAGCGCGGGCCATGGTACAACAAATCAACAAGGCCGCCGAAACCGACGGCTTTCGGCCGATCATCTTCGACACCATCGTCAATCAGGACATCCGTGAGATCCTCGCGACCTCCAATGGTTTCATGATCGACATTTTCTCGACGTTCCTGGCACCGCTTGAACAGGAATTGACCGAGCATTCTTCCTACACAGTCGGCAAGTCCCACTCCATCGGTGGTAACTCCAATTATATGGAGCGAATCGAGGCGGTGAACTTCGCCCTCGACAACGATGACGGTGCGCGCACGCATTATTACGACAAGGCCGACTTGATCCTAGTGGGTGTGTCGCGTTGTGGTAAGACGCCGACGTGTCTGTACATGGCCATGCAATTCGGGATCCGCGCGGCCAACTACCCGCTGACCGAAGACGACATGGAGCGCCTGACCCTGCCGAGCGCCCTGCGCGCCCACCAGCACAAGCTGTTCGGCCTGACCATCGACCCGGACCGCCTCACCGCGATCCGCAACGAGCGCAAACCCAACAGCCGCTATTCGAGCTATGCCCAGTGCGAGTTTGAAGTACGCGAGGTGGAGAATCTGTTCCGCCGCGAGAACATTGCGCACATCAATTCCACGCATTTTTCGGTGGAAGAAATCTCGGCCAAAATTCTGGTGGAGAAAGGTGTGGAGCGGCGGTTCAAGTAG
- the acnD gene encoding Fe/S-dependent 2-methylisocitrate dehydratase AcnD — protein MNTEFRKPLPGSHLDYFDVRAAVEAIQPGAYDTLPYTSRVLAENLVRRCDPATLTDSLKQFIERKRDLDFPWFPARVVCHDILGQTALVDLAGLRDAIALQGGDPAQVNPVVPTQLIVDHSLAVERGGFDPEAFEKNRAIEDRRNEDRFHFINWTKKAFKNVDVIPPGNGIMHQINLEKMSPVIQVRDGVAFPDTCVGTDSHTPHVDALGVIAIGVGGLEAESVMLGRASWMRLPESVGVELTGKLQPGITATDMVLALTEFLRKQKVVGAWLEFFGEGASALTLGDRATISNMAPEYGATAAMFYIDQQTIDYLKLTGREDEQVQLVENYAKTTGLWADSLKHAQYERGLTFNLSSVVRNMAGPSNPHARVATSDLAAQGISGQWDEVPGQMPDGAVIIAAITSCTNTSNPRNVIAAGLLARNANQLGLTRKPWVKSSLAPGSKTVALYLDEAGLTSELEQLGFGIVAFACTTCNGMSGALDPVIQQEIIDRDLYATAVLSGNRNFDGRIHPYAKQAFLASPPLVVAYAIAGTIRFDIEKDVLGVVDGKEIRLKDIWPSDEEIDAVVKASVKPEQFRQVYIPMFAIHEDTGPKVTPLYDWREMSTYIRRPPYWEGALAGARPLKGMRPLAVLPDNITTDHLSPSNAIMLDSAAGEYLAKMGLPEEDFNSYATHRGDHLTAQRATFANPKLFNEMVQENGKVKQGSLARVEPEGQVMRMWEAIETYMERKQPLIIIAGADYGQGSSRDWAAKGVRLAGVEAIAAEGFERIHRTNLVGMGVLPLEFLPGTDRHTLAIDGSETYDVIGDRTPRAQLTLVINRLNGERVEVPVTCRLDTAEEVSIYEAGGVLQRFAQDFLESAVAV, from the coding sequence ATGAACACAGAATTTCGCAAACCGCTGCCCGGCAGTCATCTGGATTACTTCGACGTCCGTGCGGCTGTCGAAGCCATCCAGCCTGGCGCCTACGACACTCTGCCGTACACCTCCCGCGTACTCGCGGAAAACCTGGTGCGCCGCTGCGACCCGGCCACGCTCACCGATTCCCTGAAGCAGTTCATCGAACGCAAGCGTGACCTCGATTTTCCGTGGTTCCCGGCGCGCGTGGTCTGTCATGACATTCTCGGCCAGACCGCGCTGGTGGACCTCGCCGGCCTGCGCGACGCCATCGCCCTGCAAGGTGGCGACCCGGCGCAAGTGAACCCGGTAGTGCCGACGCAATTGATCGTCGACCACTCCCTGGCCGTCGAGCGTGGTGGCTTTGATCCAGAGGCGTTCGAGAAGAACCGCGCCATCGAAGACCGTCGCAACGAAGACCGTTTTCACTTCATCAACTGGACCAAAAAAGCCTTCAAGAACGTCGACGTGATCCCGCCGGGCAACGGGATCATGCACCAGATCAACCTGGAGAAAATGTCTCCGGTGATTCAGGTGCGCGACGGCGTTGCGTTCCCCGACACCTGCGTCGGCACCGACAGCCACACTCCGCACGTCGATGCCTTGGGCGTGATCGCCATCGGCGTTGGTGGCCTGGAAGCCGAGAGCGTGATGCTCGGCCGCGCCTCGTGGATGCGTCTGCCGGAAAGCGTCGGCGTTGAACTGACCGGCAAGCTGCAACCGGGCATCACCGCCACCGACATGGTGCTGGCGTTGACCGAGTTCCTGCGCAAACAGAAAGTCGTCGGCGCATGGCTGGAATTCTTCGGTGAAGGCGCCTCCGCGCTGACCCTCGGCGACCGCGCAACCATTTCCAACATGGCCCCGGAATACGGCGCCACCGCGGCGATGTTCTACATCGACCAGCAAACCATCGACTACCTGAAACTCACCGGCCGTGAAGACGAACAGGTGCAACTGGTCGAGAACTACGCCAAAACCACCGGCCTCTGGGCTGACAGCTTGAAGCATGCACAATACGAGCGCGGGTTGACGTTCAACCTGTCCTCGGTGGTGCGCAACATGGCCGGCCCGAGCAACCCGCACGCTCGCGTCGCGACCTCGGATCTCGCCGCCCAAGGCATCTCCGGCCAGTGGGATGAAGTGCCGGGCCAGATGCCGGACGGTGCGGTGATCATCGCCGCCATCACCAGTTGCACCAACACCAGCAACCCGCGCAACGTCATCGCTGCCGGCCTGCTGGCGCGCAACGCCAACCAGCTCGGGCTGACCCGCAAGCCGTGGGTCAAATCGTCCCTGGCGCCGGGCTCGAAAACCGTCGCGCTGTACCTCGACGAAGCCGGCCTGACCAGCGAACTGGAGCAACTCGGTTTCGGCATCGTTGCCTTCGCCTGCACCACCTGCAACGGCATGTCCGGCGCACTCGATCCGGTGATCCAGCAAGAGATCATCGACCGCGATCTGTACGCCACGGCTGTGCTGTCCGGCAACCGTAACTTCGACGGGCGGATTCACCCGTACGCCAAGCAAGCATTCCTCGCGTCGCCGCCGCTGGTGGTCGCATACGCCATCGCCGGGACCATCCGTTTCGACATCGAAAAAGATGTGCTGGGCGTGGTCGACGGCAAGGAAATCCGCCTGAAAGACATCTGGCCAAGCGACGAAGAAATCGACGCAGTGGTGAAAGCCTCGGTGAAGCCGGAGCAATTCCGCCAGGTCTACATCCCGATGTTCGCCATCCACGAAGACACCGGCCCGAAAGTCACGCCGCTGTACGACTGGCGGGAGATGAGCACCTACATCCGCCGTCCGCCGTACTGGGAAGGCGCGCTAGCCGGCGCGCGTCCGCTCAAGGGCATGCGCCCGCTGGCGGTGCTGCCGGACAACATCACCACCGATCACCTGTCGCCGTCGAACGCGATCATGCTCGACAGCGCCGCCGGCGAATACTTGGCGAAAATGGGCTTGCCGGAAGAGGACTTCAACTCGTACGCGACCCACCGTGGCGACCACTTGACCGCGCAACGCGCAACCTTCGCCAATCCGAAACTGTTCAACGAAATGGTCCAGGAAAACGGCAAGGTCAAGCAGGGTTCGCTGGCCCGCGTCGAGCCGGAAGGCCAAGTGATGCGCATGTGGGAAGCCATCGAAACCTACATGGAGCGCAAGCAGCCGCTGATCATCATCGCCGGCGCCGACTACGGTCAGGGTTCGTCCCGGGACTGGGCGGCCAAAGGCGTGCGTCTGGCCGGTGTCGAAGCGATTGCCGCGGAAGGTTTCGAGCGCATTCACCGCACCAACCTGGTGGGCATGGGCGTGTTGCCGCTGGAATTCCTGCCGGGCACTGATCGCCACACATTGGCCATCGACGGCAGCGAAACCTACGACGTGATCGGTGATCGCACTCCACGTGCGCAACTGACGCTGGTGATCAACCGCCTCAACGGTGAACGCGTCGAAGTGCCAGTGACCTGTCGCCTCGACACCGCCGAAGAAGTGTCAATCTACGAGGCTGGTGGCGTGTTGCAGCGTTTCGCTCAGGACTTCCTTGAATCGGCAGTAGCCGTTTAA
- the prpC gene encoding 2-methylcitrate synthase, whose amino-acid sequence MAEAKVLSGAGLRGQVAGQTALSTVGQSGAGLTYRGYDVRELAADAQFEEVAYLLLYGELPTKAQLAAYVDKLSKLRDLPQALKEVLERIPADAHPMDVMRTGCSFLGNLEPEKDFSAQHDVTDRLLAAFPAIMCYWYRFSHDGKRINCVTDEASIGGHFLHLLHDRKPSELHVKVMNVSLILYAEHEFNASTFTARVCASTLSDMYSCVTAAIGSLRGPLHGGANEAAMEMIERFKSPEEAIKGTLGMLERKDKIMGFGHAIYKDNDPRNEVIKGWSKKLADEVGDTVLFPVSEAIDKTMWEQKKLFPNADFYHASTYHFMGIPTKLFTPIFVCSRLTGWAAHVFEQRANNRIIRPSAEYIGVEQRKFVPIEQR is encoded by the coding sequence ATGGCCGAAGCAAAAGTACTCAGTGGCGCCGGGCTCCGTGGCCAGGTTGCCGGGCAAACCGCACTGTCCACCGTGGGCCAGTCGGGCGCAGGCCTGACCTATCGTGGCTACGACGTTCGTGAACTGGCGGCTGACGCGCAATTCGAAGAAGTCGCTTACCTGCTGCTGTACGGCGAACTGCCAACCAAAGCGCAACTCGCTGCTTATGTCGACAAACTGAGCAAGCTGCGCGATCTGCCGCAAGCGCTGAAAGAAGTACTGGAACGCATCCCCGCCGACGCCCACCCGATGGACGTGATGCGCACTGGCTGCTCGTTCCTGGGCAACCTCGAACCAGAAAAAGACTTCAGCGCACAACACGACGTCACCGACCGCCTGCTGGCCGCGTTCCCGGCGATCATGTGCTACTGGTATCGCTTCAGCCACGACGGCAAACGCATCAATTGCGTGACTGACGAGGCGTCCATCGGCGGCCACTTCCTGCACCTGCTGCATGACAGGAAGCCGAGCGAGTTGCACGTCAAAGTGATGAACGTGTCGCTGATCCTCTACGCGGAGCACGAGTTCAACGCCTCGACGTTCACCGCCCGTGTTTGCGCCTCGACCCTGTCGGACATGTATTCCTGCGTCACCGCTGCCATCGGTTCCCTGCGTGGTCCGCTGCACGGCGGCGCCAACGAAGCGGCGATGGAAATGATCGAGCGCTTCAAGTCGCCGGAAGAGGCGATCAAAGGCACCCTCGGCATGCTTGAGCGCAAGGACAAGATCATGGGCTTCGGTCACGCGATCTATAAGGACAACGATCCGCGCAACGAGGTGATCAAGGGCTGGTCGAAAAAACTCGCTGACGAAGTGGGCGACACCGTGTTGTTCCCGGTTTCCGAAGCCATCGACAAGACCATGTGGGAGCAAAAGAAACTGTTCCCGAACGCCGACTTCTACCATGCGTCGACGTACCACTTCATGGGCATCCCGACCAAGTTGTTCACCCCGATTTTCGTCTGCTCGCGCCTGACAGGCTGGGCGGCGCATGTATTCGAACAACGAGCCAACAACCGCATCATCCGCCCGAGTGCCGAATACATCGGCGTCGAACAGCGCAAGTTCGTGCCAATCGAACAACGCTGA
- a CDS encoding DMT family transporter encodes MAGLVTSTLFLIVCLSWGTTWLGIKIAVESVPPLTAAGLRFLIAFPLFLSFALLRREPLLFPRQSLWFFVFVTLSYFSLPYYLLNYGEMHVSSGLTALLFSCMPVFILIFSAMFLREKIYPSQVVGIAIGFGSLFMIIRSQGLHLDHAEFFGVLAILAAAVMHALCYVITKKQGSAISVITYNTLPIGLAGLMLFVAGLRFEAPVFGDITTRSWGALLYLGLVASVGGFIVYFLLLKRLSPIILSFVFIIFPVFAVVIGAWYEGQSISRELMMYSAVLLTGFAITKLPVEKWLKS; translated from the coding sequence TTGGCCGGGTTGGTCACCAGCACGTTGTTTCTGATCGTTTGCCTGAGCTGGGGTACGACATGGCTGGGGATCAAAATTGCCGTCGAAAGCGTGCCGCCACTGACCGCCGCCGGCCTGCGCTTTCTGATCGCGTTTCCGTTGTTTTTGAGCTTCGCCCTGCTGCGGCGCGAACCGTTGCTGTTTCCAAGGCAAAGTCTCTGGTTTTTCGTGTTCGTGACGCTGTCGTATTTCAGCCTGCCGTATTACTTGCTCAACTACGGCGAGATGCACGTGTCATCCGGCCTGACCGCCCTGCTGTTCAGCTGCATGCCGGTGTTTATCCTGATTTTTTCCGCGATGTTTCTGCGGGAGAAAATCTACCCCTCGCAAGTCGTCGGCATCGCTATCGGTTTCGGCAGCCTGTTCATGATTATCCGCAGCCAGGGACTGCACCTGGACCACGCCGAGTTCTTCGGCGTACTGGCGATTCTCGCTGCGGCGGTGATGCATGCGCTGTGTTACGTGATTACCAAGAAGCAAGGCAGCGCGATCAGCGTGATTACCTACAACACGCTGCCCATCGGCCTGGCCGGGTTGATGTTGTTTGTCGCGGGATTGCGCTTTGAAGCGCCGGTGTTTGGCGACATTACAACGCGCTCGTGGGGCGCCCTGCTCTATCTGGGGCTGGTGGCGTCAGTGGGCGGGTTTATCGTTTATTTTTTGCTGCTGAAACGACTGAGCCCGATCATTCTGTCGTTCGTGTTCATTATTTTTCCGGTGTTCGCGGTGGTGATTGGCGCGTGGTACGAGGGGCAAAGTATTTCGCGGGAGCTGATGATGTATTCGGCGGTGCTGCTGACGGGGTTTGCGATCACCAAATTGCCCGTCGAGAAATGGCTAAAATCCTGA